In Bacillus toyonensis BCT-7112, a single window of DNA contains:
- a CDS encoding LCP family protein, whose protein sequence is MEQNPSLQENTRNKPKKSKKKTKIIISVILFFLIVGGGYTWFLVNKASSAVRNAAHDLARGDKSDLRDKAVKPITNNVSVLIMGVDESDVRGKEYGEAIRTDALLLATFNKDSKTVKLLSIPRDTYTYIPVEKKKDKITHAHAFGSAKNGKKGGPQASIDAVEKLMNVPVDYFVKFNFKSFIKIVDDLGGIEVDVPVEFSEQDSNDNADAIHLKKGVQKLNGEEALALARTRHIDSDAMRGQRQQLVIEAILKKITNVGSVTKVGNIIDDINGQFVTNLTFDDMLSFYKYGADSSVEKLQIQGDDCYMEKGDDTCSKSAGGGRTYYYNPDKKALANVTNELRTHLGLPAYTKTDFDSKKTDSEKTKDTNSERTKDTDSERTKDTNSERTKDTDSEKTKDTNSERTKDTNSERIKDTDSENTNKRESSNNNHNDNNNEDIKTSSNNNE, encoded by the coding sequence ATGGAGCAAAACCCATCTTTGCAAGAAAATACACGCAATAAACCGAAAAAAAGTAAGAAAAAAACAAAAATTATTATAAGCGTCATTCTATTCTTTTTAATAGTAGGAGGCGGTTATACGTGGTTTTTAGTAAATAAAGCATCTTCTGCTGTTCGAAATGCCGCACACGATTTAGCACGCGGTGATAAATCTGATTTACGTGATAAAGCTGTAAAACCTATTACGAACAATGTCTCTGTCTTAATAATGGGTGTTGATGAAAGCGATGTCCGAGGAAAAGAATATGGTGAAGCTATAAGAACAGATGCGCTGTTGCTTGCAACTTTTAATAAAGACAGCAAAACTGTTAAACTATTAAGTATTCCACGTGACACATATACTTACATTCCAGTAGAAAAGAAAAAAGATAAAATTACACACGCTCATGCATTCGGTTCTGCTAAAAACGGTAAAAAGGGTGGACCACAAGCAAGTATCGATGCAGTTGAAAAATTAATGAATGTTCCTGTCGATTACTTTGTAAAATTTAACTTTAAATCATTTATAAAAATTGTCGATGATTTAGGCGGCATTGAAGTCGATGTACCTGTTGAATTTTCAGAACAAGATAGTAATGATAATGCCGATGCAATTCACCTGAAAAAAGGTGTCCAAAAGTTAAATGGCGAAGAGGCTCTTGCTCTTGCTAGAACGCGACACATCGATAGTGATGCAATGCGTGGGCAACGTCAACAACTCGTTATTGAAGCTATTTTAAAGAAAATAACAAACGTTGGATCTGTAACAAAAGTTGGCAACATCATTGATGATATTAACGGACAATTCGTTACAAACTTAACATTCGATGATATGCTTTCATTCTATAAATATGGCGCAGATTCTTCAGTTGAAAAATTACAAATTCAAGGTGATGACTGCTATATGGAAAAAGGTGATGACACATGTAGCAAATCTGCTGGTGGCGGTCGAACATATTACTACAATCCAGATAAAAAAGCACTAGCAAATGTTACGAACGAACTTCGTACTCACCTTGGACTACCTGCCTATACAAAAACTGACTTTGATTCGAAAAAAACAGATTCAGAGAAAACGAAAGACACTAACTCTGAGAGAACAAAAGACACTGACTCTGAGAGAACAAAAGACACTAACTCTGAGAGAACAAAAGACACTGACTCTGAGAAAACAAAAGACACTAACTCTGAGAGAACAAAAGACACTAACTCTGAGAGAATAAAAGACACTGACTCTGAAAATACAAACAAACGTGAGTCAAGTAACAACAACCATAATGATAATAACAATGAAGATATAAAAACATCATCTAATAACAATGAATAA